The genomic segment CTGCCTCCCCTGCAGTCTTTGCTTGTACTAATACTGTATTTCATATGTACATTTGTTACAAGGtagtttttacataatttaaggATACTTAACAAAATCGAAGCCCAGAATCCAATAACTTTCTGGGTTTAGCAGGTAAAAGCTACTGTggactgaaacaaaatgaacaacacGGTTTAGCTGTAGAAGCCGGGAACATAAGtgacacaaaatggaaaaccaCAAGCTACATTTCCATTCTAATGGTTTTACAGTGTGGTGCTTCCAGTGAAATTGTCCAGTGATtgaaaaataacattgcaaACACTTTATTGTAATCCTTTGCTCAGTTTGGAAATGTTTGTATTGAAATAATAATTGGACTATTTTTGAAAAGGTTGGATTCTGATTGCACCTTTCGCACTACATTTCTGTACATGGAAggaactttttttgtttcaggcTTTTGCATATTTCAGAATTGTTGTAGTGAACTAATGTAAAACACTGGGTGTTTAGTGTCCTAAAGACAAAACCATCAGTTTAGTGTTAAGCACATCGTGCTCCTCCGCTTTGTAGGGCAGTGTAAATATAGGATTAATTGAGTTTCTATAAAAGTGCCACTGGAAGTCCCAAGACAATGCAGCTCCTTTATGAATAACTCTAGAAACTGGATGTGAACAACCTGACAATAATGTCCCAGGAGCAGAAGACGTGTAAATGCAAAGCATTAACCAGTAAACAACGTGCTACTCTGAGACAAAGAGGACAAATCTCTACAAATTGATCTaagttaaatacaaatatatgaaacaaaaaaaacaaaacaaaacaaaaaaaaaacgattacATAAGTAGTCACACCCTTGTCGGCGACACACCCAAATTATCATTGGCgcagctgttgtttttaaatgttgcataaTCAGCGCGTGTCTagggattattattttttttattatttaggttAAATACACATGGATCCTGCTGGTATGTTGATTTATTGACCAACAGTGTACTCCGTGTATTGAAAGATCAAATAAATTCTGAACATTAACAGATATTCAATTTGTTAATAAGTTACTGTTTAACTTTTGCAATGATTGTGAAATTTGCTTCCACAGGTTAAATTCACCTTGTTGATCCTCTGACTTTTTAGTTTGTCAGGTTCTGTAATCCATGACTAAATACCAACAAATACCATGTTAGCAAGCTGATGTTAGCATTTAACTAAAACCACAATAAACTGCTTCCTAGTTTCAATGTGCCTTGAAGTATTATGACTTAGCTAAATCCTAACATCAGCATGATAACGTTACATTGACGTTACATTGCTGCAGCGTGGTTGTGTGATGCGTTCCAGTGTTCCAGGATTTTCAAATTTCCAACTCTAACGTGATGTATATGCAGCAATAGCATTTGTTATGGGTGCACTGCTTCATCATTTAAACATACTACGTACTTCTTGGACatcattttacagtaattgCATTTCACCATATTCAGTGTGAGAAATGTTGTATTTTGTGGAAACTTGAATAGGATTTACAAAGGTAGTATTGAATGATGGTTGGCCgtacagtgtaaaaatacattttataacacATGTAATTGAAGAGCACATTGAACCTTCTATAGAGAGCAGTGTATAATGATTTTGGTGTATGTAAGATTTGAAACGCACCAGTATCGGGTGGCAGGTATAGACAATGTGGTGGTAAAGTATGAAGTTTAGTGAGCCTGAATATAGGATGTTACAGTTGTTTACGAGTATAGTTTTTCATGTTGTAAAGCTGAAAAGTTATTATCTGGTCCTAAACAACATAACCCTAATAAGATTGACCCAAATATTGTATTCTTGCCTGACTCTACCCAAACTGCTTTTCCCTTTGTTCCCTTGCCCACTGTCCTTCCCCATCTTAAACACTTGCCGTCACCGGCTCCTTGTGGCAGGAGGTTAAACGTTTAAAACCTTCATGTATACTGTGCTGTATTATTGGTGTTAAGTGATGGTCTGAGGAAAGTGGAGTTCCCGTGATCGTTTTTGCCTTTTCCCCTCTGTTAAAATCACTTTTGTCAATCAcagtttcctcctcctccctagTCTCTTACAGCTTTAACAGATTTTCTGGCTTAAGGTCAGCGCTCTTTAACAGCTCATTGTTCTCAGAGGAAGACTGTATTGCTCTAGGAAGCCTCTAAACACCGGCCACATTGaacgtggaaaaaaaaaaaaaaacatctcccTGCAGGTGACCAGTGCCATAGCATCTGATCTGGATAATggttagaaatgtgttttagcaATCAGTGCTACCGTAGAAAAAGATTggaggagataaaaaaaaaaaaagacctgtaTTTTCTTGGCAGATGAATAGTGCTGACGGTGACATGCtggcaaaagaaaatgttattgtaGAGCGTTGGAATTCCAGTAAGGATCTGTTTGAGCAATCTCTGAATCTATGCTTCTGCAGAAATTCACAATAcaccaaaccaaaacacaattaCGTGGGGAATTAAATGCCGTTTTAGTTCCCAGCCTTGCAGCGTTTTAATCAATAAAGCGGGGAGCTGTCATCCATTAATCACGAGCGATCAGTATTAATTCAGTTTCCATCTCTGAAGCCGTTTAACGAATTtccaatattgtttttattttttttacagcattaaTTCAGTGAGGTGGCGGTTAGTTGAGTCGTTGTTGGGCCACAACTAAGAATTATTTCTATTGCCAAATTATTCTTAATTAAGTGATTTACAATTTTGCCTGTTCACCTTCAGAGAGTAGTGACAAATGTCCATCACCGCCGTCTTCAAACAGTTGTTCAAGCAACAGTCCAAAATTCCGGTCAGTTTAAGGagctgaaatatttttcattacacTGGCAGATGCCTGGTAGATCTTCGTTTTGCCTGGTTGATCCTAATTTGCAGGACACAGTGCTTTTGACCTTACAGCAGATATGTAGCAGAATATTATCGCTAGTTACAGAGTTATGCTTATACAGCATCGCCATACTGTAAATTAttagcagtttgtttgaaaaacCGAGATGCAAACTCATTTGTTCGgacatttaacttttattttcagtttatgtatttgttcaCGAAGAGGTCGACATTTAGTGGTATTGTTAACACTGGCTGTTGCTCTTAAAAAGGCTTTGAAATATGAACACAGTTTGATAATTATCGATCTTTATAGCAACAATAGCAAAAATGCAATGTTAAACAAGGAGATCCATTTGAAGAAAATGCTAAACCCTGAACCTTGTCAGACAAATAAACtcactgttttcagtttgtctccCCTTTAACTCCTGTATAACGTCTGATTAGACTAATGGCGTTGCCCATTACATATTGGGAATCGGCCTGGATGTAAGAGCTTATATATTTGGCCATTATTTATAAAGATTAACTGCGTTTTAATGTATCGGTTAAAAGTTGTTTAAACTTCTCCAAATGCATCTTTCCTAACATTTCAAATTCCAATTCTGTCATCTAGCTGGTTGTTTTTGGAAGCAATTTAACATAAAATTACCATTATTAATGAGCATCGGCTCCGATTAGCTAGATGTATAGTCAGAAGGTCACTGCTACCCGATCAGAATGGGGCATAATAAATAATGGTAATTGTCTTTGACTCTGAATTTccagaattatttaaaaactttttttttctccttattgTTTTCCCTGATACAAGCCCTTTTAATCCAAATACTGAGTGAATGGGCCAAAAGCAGTTATTGAACaattttatataaacacatttaattaggAGGCCACttaacaacaacacatttaaaatggctCCAAGCTATCTGGACCTTCTCACAGAGAAGACAATAACATACAAGTTCATACTCAGAATAAATTAACATCCTggaacactgttcacattttaacattgaGTCTTTACAGTCACTGTGCAGATtgtccaaatgcagcaaaacaacaCAGTAACTTGCATTGGTTTTAGAATTCAGAATGTGCAAAAAAGGAGCTCCTCCTTAATCTCTTGTTGTCTGGTTTTGCTTATGTAGAGCTTTATATTGTGCTGAAGTGTATGTAATGATATGAAGTTTGTGGTTGGGTTCTGACTGAGGAGTAATACACTGATAGATGTAGGTTGTTTTTAGTTGAATAACACATCTGTCAATCATTTAATTAGCAGTCCACTAGATATCGATGATATGGATGATTATTCAGTCTTCAGaagctttatatttaattatcacATTTTTGCAGTGCTTTCATTAGTTCCTGTCTTCTGTACTGAGACAGTCCTGTAAGAGCGATAAATGCTGGATGGGATCATGCTGACTCTTAGATGCATTTCTCCTGCATGTTGGCACTCTCATCCGTGAAGATCACATTGAAAGTCTGGTCCTTGAGACACATTGGAGGGTCTTTCAGTGGCCTGCTGGGCGCTGTGTCCTCTAAAGAGCTGTCTGAAAGCCCCCTCTGATGCTCCTCGACCTCCTGGGGCCCCTGTAACGTCTGTGCAGGTGGGGAACTGGAGCCACCCTGTGCGGCTGCTTGAAATGAACCCAGCCTCCCACTGTTTCTCTCTGATGGGTACAGGAAGGTCTGCGAGCTGCTCACCATTTCCCGCAGCTCATGAAACACCAGTGATGGGGGATCCTGAGAAACGATGGAGGAGCAGAGGTGGCCATCGGCACAACGGAACTGCCCGCCACCCCTTCGTCCCCGCCCGCCcattttgcaaaacaaacatttgattttctCCATTAGCTTGAGGACCACTGTCTTTCTGAGCAAGATATAGATCCAAGGGTCTAAGATGGGGTTGATAGAGGCCATGCGGATGGCCAGGAGGTCTTTATTCAACCCTAGAGGCTCTTCTCTCTGGTTTCGGTACAGCTGGTTGACAAAGATCCTCAACTGAAGACATGAAAGACAAAACAGCCAAATGAGTCacttaaagcaaaaaataaaaaataaaaattcaagaCCCACTTTTCTCTGTCCcactctcccccccccccccctgctccTGCTCCATGCTCCACCATTTCAAATAGTCATTGTTAGAAAAGTACAACCAGTAGGAATGCTCCTCCACTtataataaagcagaaataattgaaacTGCGTGACTGGTTGGAAGACAGACTCACTCTtgttaaaaagcatttaaaagccaatatctctgcactgctgcctggACTGTTGACTGAATCGGAGTCACAGGAGGCGCTGACAGCACcggagcatatttctactaatATATGTTAACAGTTACACACTGATCATACAAACGTTGTTTTGGTTATCAAGTGAAAATCGGTGGATTTGGAACAATCTTTAAAGCAGTTTGAGTTCGTGAAATAATTGTTTATCTGAATTATTTCTATGTGGTTGGCACGAACTGTTAAACAGGCGCTGTGCTCAATGTCACTTCTCTAAGAAGCAGAGCAGTGCAGAGATGGCAAGAGCCCCGTCAAAACTGTCTCTAGGGATCCTTGGATACTGTCAGGTCAACTGAGTGTTTGCAAACCAACACCTGAAAGTTGACTAATTGGCTAAAGGCCACAGGGTTTCCTCAATATGCTCCCAGGCGTATTGAAACCACGAAGGCGACAGCTGAAACGATCGGGAGTGCGTCATCTGACCACAAATACCTAAACCTGGAACACAAAGTTCAGCTTGCATGTCATGGGGCATAGGTTCCATCGCTGCTAGTTGTTAATTTCCTTAATTAGGTAGGATGCTTATTTTTGGTATAATTTAGTCTCAACGATTGTCTcattatttgacatttcaagacttgttttaatgcattttcctTCTTACTTGTACAAAGACCTGTTGCGCACACAGCCCGTTCAAAATGTAACTGGTTCCGTTTTGCACAAGTACTCACCACTAAAGGTATGGAACAGATGAGAACCACTGCGGAGGTAGCAATGAGCAGGATCACCATCTGGATCTCTGCTCCAGCTAATCGTCCGAAACTCCGTCTGCGCCGGAGATCCGCGATGCGCCGCTGGTCTGTTCCCAGAGACGTGCGGCGGATGAACCGCTTGTGCATCAGGATCAGCGCCCCGCACACCATCACATTGCATATGACGGTGGCCAACACGATGGCGGAATTCACACCTGCGTACATCAAATTGAAGGTCATGAATTTTGTGTCGTTGTTGTGCCAGTCGATAAAACACCAGGTTCCGGGCGTCTGGAGCGTCACTTTTCCAAGCCCCAGGTTCGGCAGCGCGCAAAACACCAAGttggaaatgtaaatgaacacaAGAGCGAGCGCAGCGAGTTTTTGGTTGATGAATTTGTTGTAGAA from the Channa argus isolate prfri chromosome 18, Channa argus male v1.0, whole genome shotgun sequence genome contains:
- the ptger4b gene encoding prostaglandin E receptor 4 (subtype EP4) b, with protein sequence MNTTAATGHFKPPTIPSIMFIFGVVGNVIAIVVLRVSRREQKETTFYTLICGLAVTDLLGTMLASPVTIATYVKGSWPGGEPLCQYSGFILLFFFLVQLSIVFAMSVERYLAINHAYFYNKFINQKLAALALVFIYISNLVFCALPNLGLGKVTLQTPGTWCFIDWHNNDTKFMTFNLMYAGVNSAIVLATVICNVMVCGALILMHKRFIRRTSLGTDQRRIADLRRRRSFGRLAGAEIQMVILLIATSAVVLICSIPLVLRIFVNQLYRNQREEPLGLNKDLLAIRMASINPILDPWIYILLRKTVVLKLMEKIKCLFCKMGGRGRRGGGQFRCADGHLCSSIVSQDPPSLVFHELREMVSSSQTFLYPSERNSGRLGSFQAAAQGGSSSPPAQTLQGPQEVEEHQRGLSDSSLEDTAPSRPLKDPPMCLKDQTFNVIFTDESANMQEKCI